Proteins from a genomic interval of Anolis sagrei isolate rAnoSag1 chromosome 1, rAnoSag1.mat, whole genome shotgun sequence:
- the LOC132782877 gene encoding zinc finger protein 135-like isoform X6, with product MTEASVLQSNTHIMADMKEKAFICLECGKCFTQRSVLKRHQRTHTGEKPYTCLECGKSFSESSVLHRHQRIHTGEKPYKCLECGKSFTMSASLHKHQRIHTGEKPYTCLECGQSFSTSGNLHTHQRIHTGEKSYTCLECGKSFTHSSDLHKHQRIHRGEKPYKCLECGKSFTQSGSLHSHQRIHTGEKPYKCLECGKSFTESGRIRSHQRIHTGEKPYTCLECGKSFALSSVLRIHQRIHTGEKPYTCLVCGQSFTRSGSLRSHQRTHTGEKPYTCLECGQSFTTSGSLRSHQRTHTREKPCKCLECGQSFTKSGNLHRHQRIHTGEKPYTCLECGKSFAESGNLRSHRRIHTGEKPYTCLECGKSFTHQSGLCSHERTHTGEKPYTCLECGKSFALSSALRLHQRIHTGEKPYTCLECGKSFALSSGLRSHRRIHTGEKPYTCLECGQSFTKSGSLHRHRIHTGENCGV from the coding sequence atgaCTGAAGCATCTGTATTGCAATCAAACACCCATATCATGGCTGACATGAAGGAGAAAGCATTTatatgcctggaatgtgggaagTGTTTCACTCAAAGGAGTGTTCTGAAgcgacatcaaaggactcacacaggagagaaaccctatacatgcctggagtgtggaaagagcttctctgagAGTTCAgttctacatagacatcaaaggattcacactggggagaagccctataaatgcctggagtgtggaaagagcttcactatgAGTGCAAGTCTACATAAAcaccaaaggattcacactggggagaaaccctatacatgtctggagtgtgggcagagcttctctACGAGTGGAAATCTACATACAcaccaaaggattcacactggggagaaatctTATacttgcctggagtgtggaaagagcttcactcatagttcagatctacataaacatcaaaggattcacaggggggagaaaccctataaatgcctggagtgtggaaaaagcttcactcagagtggaagtctacattcacatcaaaggattcatactggggagaaaccctataaatgcctggagtgtggaaaaagcttcactgagagtggaaggatacgttcacatcaaaggattcacactggggaaaaaccctatacatgcctggagtgtggaaagagctttgctctGAGTTCAGTTCTACGaatacatcaaaggattcacactggggagaaaccatatacatGCCTGGTGTGTGGCCAGAGCTTCACTCggagtggaagtctacgttcacatcaaaggactcacactggggagaaaccctatacatgcctggagtgtgggcagagcttcactacgagtggaagtctacgttcacatcaaaggactcacactagGGAGAAACCCtgtaaatgcctggagtgtgggcagagcttcactaaAAGTGGAAATCTACATAGAcaccaaaggattcacactggggagaaaccctatacatgcctggagtgtggaaagagcttcgctgagagtggaaatctacgttcacatcgaaggattcacactggggagaaaccctatacatgcctggagtgtggaaagagcttcactcatcaATCAGGTCTATGCTCACacgaaaggactcacactggggagaaaccctatacatgcctggagtgtggaaagagctttgctctGAGTTCAGCTCTACGattacatcaaaggattcacactggggagaaaccctatacatgcctggagtgtggaaagagctttgctctgagttcaggtctacgttcacatcgaaggattcacactggggagaaaccctatacatgcctggagtgtgggcagagctttacTAAGAGTGGAAGTCTACATAGACACAgaatccacactggagagaacTGTGGTGTTTGA